In one window of Nicotiana tabacum cultivar K326 chromosome 12, ASM71507v2, whole genome shotgun sequence DNA:
- the LOC107788184 gene encoding protein LIKE COV 2-like, whose amino-acid sequence MAEDKKESTSSSPLQEDPEDPVKSPPSSPNSSTRKACYAVLQSWVSKKFMTGCVVLFPVAVTFFITWWFIQFVDGFFSPIYERLGIDIFGLGFVTSITFIFFVGIFASSWLGSTVFWIGEWFIKRMPFVKHIYSASKQISSAISPDQNTNAFKEVAIIRHPRIGEYAIGFITSSVVLQRDDGDEELCSIFVPTNHLYIGDVFLVNSNDIIRPNLSVREGIEIIVSVGMSMPQVISPIERITRQTDRIPLNRMLK is encoded by the exons ATGGCGGAAGACAAGAAAGAGTCAACGTCGAGTTCGCCGCTCCAAGAAGATCCCGAAGATCCCGTCAAATCCCCTCCTTCTTCCCCCAATTCCTCCACTCGCAAG GCTTGCTATGCTGTTCTTCAAAGTTGGGTGTCAAAGAAGTTCATGACTGGATG CGTGGTCCTCTTCCCCGTGGCTGTTACATTTTTCATCACTTGGTGGTTTATTCAATTTGTTGATGGTTTCTTCAGCCCCATATATGAAAGACTTGGTATTGACATATTTG GCCTTGGATTTGTGACATCGATAACCTTCATATTCTTTGTCGGTATTTTTGCTTCATCATGGCTGGGTTCAACAGTTTTTTGGATAGGGGAATGGTTTATAAAGAGAATGCCCTTTGTTAAGCATATATACTCTGCATCCAAGCAAATTAGTTCTGCTATTTCACCAG ACCAGAATACTAATGCATTCAAGGAAGTTGCTATAATTCGTCATCCCCGAATTGGTGAATATGCGATTGGTTTCATAACATCTTCAGTTGTTCTCCAG AGAGATGATGGGGATGAAGAGTTGTGCAGCATTTTTGTCCCTACAAATCATTTGTATATAGGAGATGTATTTCTGGTTAATTCAAATGATATCATCAGGCCAAATTTGTCTGTGCGAGAAGGCATAG AGATCATTGTTTCTGTGGGAATGTCAATGCCGCAGGTGATTTCTCCTATAGAAAGGATCACACGACAGACCGACCGGATCCCTCTAAACAGAATGTTAAAGTAA